The following are from one region of the Sorghum bicolor cultivar BTx623 chromosome 2, Sorghum_bicolor_NCBIv3, whole genome shotgun sequence genome:
- the LOC8079169 gene encoding nuclear transcription factor Y subunit B-10: MPDSDNESGGPSNADFSSPREQDRFLPIANVSRIMKKALPANAKISKDAKETVQECVSEFISFITGEASDKCQREKRKTINGDDLLWAMTTLGFEDYIEPLKLYLHKFRELEGEKAATGVAGSSSGVSQPHRESTPSSAHNGAGGPVGGYGMYGGAGGGGSGMIMMMGQPMYGGSPPAASGYPQPPHHQMVMGGKGGAYGHGGGSSSSPSGLGRQDRL, from the coding sequence ATGCCGGACTCCGACAACGAGTCCGGCGGGCCGAGCAACGCGGACTTCTCGTCGCCGAGGGAGCAGGACCGGTTCCTGCCGATCGCGAACGTGAGCCGGATCATGAAGAAGGCGCTCCCGGCCAACGCCAAGATCTCCAAGGACGCCAAGGAGACGGTGCAGGAGTGCGTGTCCGAGTTCATCTCCTTCATCACCGGCGAGGCCTCCGACAAGTGCCAGCGCGAGAAGCGCAAGACTATCAACGGCGACGATCTGCTCTGGGCCATGACCACGCTCGGCTTTGAGGACTACATCGAGCCGCTCAAGCTCTACCTCCACAAGTTCCGCGAGCTCGAGGGCGAGAAGGCCGCCACGGGCGTCGCGGGCTCCTCCTCCGGCGTCTCGCAGCCGCACAGGGAGTCGACGCCGTCGTCAGCGCACAATGGCGCGGGCGGGCCCGTCGGCGGCTATGGCATgtacggcggcgccggcggaggCGGGAGCGGCATGATCATGATGATGGGACAGCCCATGTACGGCGGCTCCCCACCGGCTGCGTCAGGGTACCCGCAGCCACCGCACCACCAGATGGTCATGGGTGGGAAAGGTGGCGCGTATGGCCACGGCGGaggctcgtcgtcgtcgccgtcagGTCTCGGCAGGCAGGACAGGTTGTGA